Genomic window (Octopus bimaculoides isolate UCB-OBI-ISO-001 chromosome 28, ASM119413v2, whole genome shotgun sequence):
NNNNNNNNNNNNNNNNNNNNNNNNNNNNNNNNNNNNNNNNNNNNNNNNNNNNNNNNNNNNNNNNNNNNNNNNNNNNNNNNNNNNNNNNNNNNNNNNNNNNNNNNNNNNNNNNNNNNNNNNNNNNNNNNNNNNNNNNNNNNNNNNNNNNNNNNNNNNNNNNNNNNNNNNNNNNNNNNNNNNNNNNNNNNNNNNNNNNNNNNNNNNNNNNNNNNNNNNNNNNNNNNNNNNNNNNNNNNNNNNNNNNNNNNNNNNNNNNNNNNNNNNNNNNNNNNNNNNNNNNNNNNNNNNNNNNNNNNNNNNNNNNNNNNNNNNNNNNNNNNNNNNNNNNNNNNNNNNNNNNNNNNNNNNNNNNNNNNNNNNNNNNNNNNNNNNNNNNNNNNNNNNNNNNNNNNNNNNNNNNNNNNNNNNNNNNNNNNNNNNNNNNNNNNNNNNNNNNNNNNNNNNNNNNNNNNNNNNNNNNNNNNNNNNNNNNNNNNNNNNNNNNNNNNNNNNNNNNNNNNNNNNNNNNNNNNNNNNNNNNNNNNNNNNNNNNNNNNNNNNNNNNNNNNNNNNNNNNNNNNNNNNNNNNNNNNNNNNNNNNNNNNNNNNNNNNNNNNNNNNNNNNNNNNNNNNNNNNNNNNNNNNNNNNNNNNNNNNNNNNNNNNNNNNNNNNNNNNNNNNNNNNNNNNNNNNNNNNNNNNNNNNNNNNNNNNNNNNNNNNNNNNNNNNNNNNNNNNNNNNNNNNNNNNNNNNNNNNNNNNNNNNNNNNNNNNNNNNNNNNNNNNNNNNNNNNNNNNNNNNNNNNNNNNNNNNNNNNNNNNNNNNNNNNNNNNNNNNNNNNNNNNNNNNNNNNNNNNNNNNNNNNNNNNNNNNNNNNNNNNNNNNNNNNNNNNNNNNNNNNNNNNNNNNNNNNNNNNNNNNNNNNNNNNNNNNNNNNNNNNNNNNNNNNNNNNNNNNNNNNNNNNNNNNNNNNNNNNNNNNNNNNNNNNNNNNNNNNNNNNNNNNNNNNNNNNNNNNNNNNNNNNNNNNNNNNNNNNNNNNNNNNNNNNNNNNNNNNNNNNNNNNNNNNNNNNNNNNNNNNNNNNNNNNNNNNNNNNNNNNNNNNNNNNNNNNNNNNNNNNNNNNNNNNNNNNNNNNNNNNNNNNNNNNNNNNNNNNNNNNNNNNNNNNNNNNNNNNNNNNNNNNNNNNNNNNNNNNNNNNNNNNNNNNNNNNNNNNNNNNNNNNNNNNNNNNNNNNNNNNNNNNNNNNNNNNNNNNNNNNNNNNNNNNNNNNNNNNNNNNNNNNNNNNNNNNNNNNNNNNNNNNNNNNNNNNNNNNNNNNNNNNNNNNNNNNNNNNNNNNNNNNNNNNNNNNNNNNNNNNNNNNNtatatatatataagacagtggtacaacaatgcaccaatatttactggaaatagcagtcaatactataaagcttcactgtatgtatgtgtatatatatatatatatatatatatatatatatataaaatctgtaaatataatatgtgacaattattcggtagccatgataaaactctgagtttcggacgTTGGGGCAGAAACCCACGCAGGCATCTTTTCAGTTATtgggccatcgaaaaaatgccttttttttaatatctgataACTGAAcagatgctagcatgggtttccGCCCGGACATCCGAAACTGAGAGTTTTATCAtagctaccaaataattgtcacatattatatttgcagataaattcctctatttacataatattgacgtttctttcattcttttgttgtcttgccatttctatcaatatatatatactggcaaaaattcTTGTGGGCAGTgaacataaaaaatttcatcttacctgtaggaagaacattaaataaatatacaaccgAGATATCAATAATCTAGGACCTAGGTTTTGAACTTTCCAAATAATGTTTGCTAATGTAAATTTAGTTAGTTCTCATCAGCTAGATTCACCTAGACAAAATCtcaaatgttgctacatcaaTATATACTTGTCTCAAACGCCTATCCATTAATAGACCGAGAAcattgaacatacatacatgaacatacatatgtactttacatatattcacacatacatacataaatactgacATAAACACAACCTGCCTTAGctctgatatgtgtgtatacaaagtaaagtgtttgaaatatttttaaaaatcgtgTGAAGCTACATGACTATAAATGCATCAAGGTATAGAAGCAAACACCTTCAAGAGATACCTACCCTCTTAGCTCGCCGGTTGCTCTGAAGAATAGCTCTTTGGTATATTTTCTCCGCTTCCCCACGTTCTTCATCGGTGATGCATTTGTCATCAAGAATCTCTAAAGTTGGAATCTGGCTGATGACATATTGTCTGCAAAAGATAGATTATCACAGTGTGGGcatatgtctgcatacatacatacatataagactacatacatacatacatatatatatNNNNNNNNNNNNNNNNNNNNNNNNNNNNNNNNNNNNNNNNNNNNNNNNNNNNNNNNNNNNNNNNNNNNNNNNNNNNNNNNNNNNNNNNNNNNNNNNNNNNNNNNNNNNNNNNNNNNNNNNNNNNNNNNNNNNNNNNNNNNNNNNNNNNNNNNNNNNNNNNNNNNNNNNNNNNNNNNNNNNNNNNNNNNNNNNNNNNNNNNNNNNNNNNNNNNNNNNNNNNNNNNNNNNNNNNNNNNNNNNNNNNNNNNNNNNNNNNNNNNNNNNNNNNNNNNNNNNNNNNNNNNNNNNNNNNNNNNNNNNNNNNNNNNNNNNNNNNNNNNNNNNNNNNNNNNNNNNNNNNNNNNNNNNNNNNNNNNNNNNNNNNNNNNNNNNNNNNNNNNNNNNNNNNNNNNNNNNNNNNNNNNNNNNNNNNNNNNNNNNNNNNNNNNNNNNNNNNNNNNNNNNNNNNNNNNNNNNNNNNNNNNNNNNNNNNNNNNNNNNNNNNNNNNNNNNNNNNNNNNNNNNNNNNNNNNNNNNNNNNNNNNNNNNNNNNNNNNNNNNNNNNNNNNNNNNNNNNNNNNNNNNNNNNNNNNNNNNNNNNNNNNNNNNNNNNNNNNNNNNNNNNNNNNNNNNNNNNNNNNNNNNNNNNNNNNNNNNNNNNNNNNNNNNNNNNNNNNNNNNNNNNNNNNNNNNNNNNNNNNNNNNNNNNNNNNNNNNNNNNNNNNNNNNNNNNNNNNNNNNNNNNNNNNNNNNNNNNNNNNNNNNNNNNNNNNNNNNNNNNNNNNNNNNNNNNNNNNNNNNNNNNNNNNNNNNNNNNNNNNNNNNNNNNNNNNNNNNNNNNNNNNNNNNNNNNNNNNNNNNNNNNNNNNNNNNNNNNNNNNNNNNNNNNNNNNNNNNNNNNNNNNNNNNNNNNNNNNNNNNNNNNNNNNNNNNNNNNNNNNNNNNNNgggcatcggtaccattttcctctttctccgttcttccattctccgaactttccatctttccgacgaagggctacgcccgaaacgtcatacactctctctttcctttcctgagcgtccaataatactatccatatcacgtcctcactttgttgtttttttgtttctttgttattgtgtttttgaactatatatatatatatatatatatatatatatatatatatcttatatatatatgcttaatcaTAACTAAgggaaatggaaataaatataagttttcacttccagtggcctagcgtataaAAGTTTAGTCCAAGGACTAATGAATTACTCGTaagatacagtgtatatttaagcacataagaggaatccactcatgagATTCCttatgctagaaagaacagctaggttctagaaccacaacATTAGGGATAAAGTCccgaaaggaacgaaatgaaaaaaataaaagcttttaccatctatttatatatatatataccaattaactaaaggcaggtttgttttNNNNNNNNNNAGGACATTTACCCTCCATGGACAATAACCtccctgaggacaacagatgatgatttagaacttcttaatatattggagatgGGGTATTGTCATCAGAGGAATTGTCCTATGGTGGGAATAACTGTCCTGATACGATATATGTCATGGACTCTATTGTCATCAGACAACGTATGAGGAttcagcaatttcttgctgagcaaccacacagatgatttgtttatagtgatcaaatgtttgtgtacacacaagctcactccctccatcaaattgacattacctgtacaggtgcaccatgtgccacatgtcagatgacgaaatggagcaacttgaaattcagtgctttgctcaagaacacaacacaacgcctggtctgggaatcaaacacaCAATCTCACAATACTGagtgaaacaccctaaccactaagccatgaacactcataaatatgtatgtatatatatatatatatatatatatatatatatatatatatNNNNNNNNNNNNNNNNNNNNNNNNNNNNNNNNNNNNNNNNNNNNNNNNNNNNNNNNNNNNNNNNNNNNNNNNNNNNNNNNNNNNNNNNNNNNNNNNNNNNNNNNNNNNNNNNNNNNNNNNNNNNNNNNNNNNNNNNNNNNNNNNNNNNNNNNNNNNNNNNNNNNNNNNNNNNNNNNNNNNNNNNNNNNNNNNNNNNNNNNNNNNNNNNNNNNNNNNNNNNNNNNNNNNNNNNNNNNNNNNNNNNNNNNNNNNNNNNNNNNNNNNNNNNNNNNNNNNNNNNNNNNNNNNNNNNNNNagaatttagtaaaataactttatcatcatTAAGCTactgttaggaacataaattgtgactaaggtttggtggaagattttaattcaaaacttatgaaaacaagacatttgtactacagagccagagatggttacagccgggttggtatcaaaagggttaaaaacacCTCTACATTTGGGCAGATGGACATTAGAAGCAGTTGGAAGGGTGTGGATTGAAGAAAAtttaagctgttatttctagcatataaagTGACCACATTGAGGTCTCCTTCTCTCATGTCTTCtgctgattatttttcttcttaacccttttcttaccatatttctgttgagatgctctgtgtttctttcaattaattttaaatataacaaagaatttagtaaaataactttgttataatTAAGCTagagttaggaacataaattgtgactaaggtttggtggaagattttaattgagaacttttgaaaacaagacatttgtactacagagtcagaggtggtttcaaccaggttggtattAAAAGTGTTAAGGGAAGAAATGTCTCACCTGTAATCTACATATTGCTGGTATGTGCCGCCATTGAAATAACTCGGTGCTGCATCGTTGTTCATCAAACTCAGGTATTTCAGCTTTGGACAACTTTTGGCGATGGAATATATGAACACACCTGaagtgacaaacagacagacagagaaatagataaacaagACTCATGCAGAAATGCACGGATTGCTTGTTAGGGTGGGTGGAGCCTTGCTCAAAGCATTGTTTAGTTTTGGGGCTACAGATGGTATATTTggggctatatatacatatatatatatacaggcacaggattgtctgtatggtaagtagcttgcttaccaaccacatagttctgggttcagtcccactgcgtggcatcttgggcaagtgtcttctactatagccgcaggctgaccaaagccttgtgagtggatttggtagattgaacccagaactatgtagttggtaagcaagctacttaccacacagccactcccatatatatatatatatatatatatatatatacgacaagcttctttcagtttcagtctaccaaatccagtcacaaggctttggttggtccgaggctgtAGAAGAAGATACATGCccgaggtaccacacagtgggactgaaccctgaaccatttggttgggaagcaagctacacactacacagctactcctgcataTAACGAATTTatgataaataaacgaataaatagcattaaaaaaaaacttacctaAATTTTCAACCTTGTTGTGATTCAACCAGAGTGTGTGTAGATCGGACATGACAGGTAGTTTTATGTGTGAGCGGATCGTGTTGTGGTCAAGAATGAGAGTGGACAAGAGCGGGAAGTGGGAGAGGAATCGGAGATCAATAAGAGAAGGTCAAGGAAATCAATTGGAAGCAAATGAGATTTATATACAATAAAGGCCTTTGAATgtcatagaaaaacatgtaatacaTATCATCAGCATTTAAATTAGCCTTAGCTTCCTCAGCATGTGTTACCATGATTAGAGACTCCCTACCTATCGTTTTGAAGTCTGTGCCGCAACTGATTCGTTTTGCACCGAAATCATGGCAGCCACTAATGTGGAAATAATCTCGATACAAATAGCAAACAATatacgagaaaaataattcatgaaaaatTAATTTGTGATGATatcattaattctgttattatccaatgtaacaatttaaaaaaacgataataacagaatcaatattaTAGGCGATTACAGGGCCAAAAGAAGCATTAAATAACTGAtagattaaaattaattaaaagacatactgagtatgtctacatgctggaaataacagtcaaaactcttatttaaatccttcaaggcggtgctccagaaagGCTAccttcaaatgactgaaacatataaaagagttttttctactctaggtacaaggctcgaaattttggaggagggggccagtcgattagattgacgacctccaatacgcaactggctttaatttattgacccccaaaaggatgaaaggcaaaaaaacaaggaaaggaataaaagaatgaaaaaataacagattatatatatatatatatatatatatatatatatatactctcttttactggagcaccgcctttagtcgagcaaatcgaccccaggacatattctttgtaagcctagtacttattctatcggtcatttttgctgaaccactacgttacggggGACNNNNNNNNNNNNNNNNNNNNNNNNNNNNNNNNNNNNNNNNNNNNNNNNNNNNNNNNNNNNNNNNNNNNNNNNNNNNNNNNNNNNNNNNNNNNNNNNNNNNNNNNNNNNNNNNNNNNNNNNNNNNNNNNNNNNNNNNNNNNNNNNNNNNNNNNNNNNNNNNNNNNNNNNNNNNNNNNNNNNNNNNNNNNNNNNNNNNNNNNNNNNNNNNNNNNNNNNNNNNNNNNNNNNNNNNCACTacgttacgggggacataaacacaccaccatcagttgtcaagagatgttggggggacaaacacagacacacaaacatatacacacacatacatatatatatatatatatatatgtatatatatatatatatgtatatatatatatgtatatatatatatgtgtgtatatatatatatacatacatatatacgacaggcttctttcagtttccgtctaccacaaggctttgatcggcctgaggctatagtagaagacacttgcccaaggtgccatgcagtgggactgaacctggaaccatgtggttggtaagcaagctacttaccacacagccactcctgcacctaaattATATTCGACCACGacggtttgtatatatatacagacacacatgcacatacgcacatgcatataaagacacacacacacatacatatatacatgttacacacattatatatatgtttatatatatatatatacacacacacacacgcacgcacacacacacacacactgagttaaTGCATGAAAAACAGgacatgtgtgcatctgtatcaTTGCTGCActtattctacacatctgtgAACAGCTGTTACAGACacgaaatcatcatcaccattattatcatcatcatcatcatcatcaacgtaatcatcatcatcattatcgtcgtcatcttctATATACGATGAAGTTGACATGGTTGTGAGGGATTAAGGTGGATTATTACTTAAGTcctattcatatgtatgtatgtatgtgagtgtgtgttgatgtgtgtgtgtatatacgtatatataaatgcatgcatatatatatatatatatatatatatatatatatatattacatatgcatacattcatatatgtatgtatacatgtatatctatacatacatatacacatgtatatatacatagatatacatgtacttatatatatatatatatatatatatacatatatatatacatatatataaacatacatgtgtatgtatgtatgtatgtatgcatgtatgtatgtatgtgtgtatgtatggaaaaagagggagaagtaCAGGTGTGGTGTGTGATAATCTTTCTTGATCTGTTAATAATAACCTTGTTTTNNNNNNNNNNNNNNNNNNNNNNNNNNNNNNNNNNNNNNNNNNNNNNNNNNNNNNNNNNNNNNNNNNNNNNNNNNNNNNNNNNNNNNNNNNNNNNNNNNNNNNNNNNNNNNNNNNNNNNNNNNNNNNNNNNNNNNNNNNNNNNNNNNNNNNNNNNNNNNNNNNNNNNNNNNNNNNNNNNNNNNNNNNNNNNNNNNNNNNNNNNNNNNNNNNNNNNNNNNNNNNNNNNNNNNNNNNNNNNNNNNNNNNNNNNNNNNNNNNNNNNNNNNNatgatgatagtggtgatggtgacaacgaTGTTGGTTAGATGGGGAGGGGagttgatagtggtggtagtagggaaggtggtggtggtggtggtggtggtggtggtggtggtgatggtggtggtggtggtagtgatgatgacagATAGTGGCAGTTGTAACAATGATGACATGGTTATGGCTTGGTATTGCTAGACATTGTGATGACAGTGGTTGTGGGTGGTTTTCTAGAGTGAGAGATAGGTGGTTGCTGTCAAGGAAACAGATTCAGTAGGAAACTCACATCTCCAAACACATCAGATATTCCACCACTGtaccaaagaaattgaccccaggacttattctttgtaaacctagtttctattggtcttttgccgaactgctaagttacgaggacgtaaacacaccaacattggttgttaagcgatggtaggaggacaaacaAAAGCACTGCCCTTTTAtcagactattttccttagtccttgcacggtgatcgccataagctttaagcttatatgaaaataccattattattatttacagaattgtaaatcACGGCGCCGTAATAAAAAAACCATCTGCAGTGAAAGCaaatagaaagtttgtttacataaaaacaaacatggactATTACatttcttaaatttgacagaaagagGGAGGCTGATTCGCTGGTGTAAAGATAACACACATGGTTGTGTTAACAAAGAGATGTGGGTTTGACTCCCATGCAGATAgcaaagccttcttttttctgtggagggcttatatgccccttaattagactattttctttagtcattgcagggtgatcgccataagcttgaggcttatataaaaataccatatatatatatatatatatgataggcttctttcagtttccatctaccaaatccactcacaaggctttggtcggcccgaggctatagcagaagacacatgtgcaaggtgccacatagcaggggtgaacccggaaccatgtggttgggaaacaagcttcttgccacacagtcatgcctgcacctatttgtaGAATATTCCATTAAAAcatatccatttttctataagttatgaggaaacaaagtcggtggggggggggcatctgTGTAGGTATGTCCCACAGGCATCCATCAACTTTTTCTATCCTAAAGGGATTTCTGAACCCATTATTTACatgctactatttatagctttaccTGCTTCAAGATTCACTGTTCCAATAANNNNNNNNNNNNNNNNNNNNNNNNNNNNNNNNNNNNNNNNNNNNNNNNNNNNNNNNNNNNNNNNNNNNNNNNNNNNNNNNNNNNNNNNNNNNNNNNNNNNNNNNNNNNNNNNNNNNNNNNNNNNNNNNNNNNNNNNNNNNNNNNNNNNNNNNNNNNNNNNNNNNNNNNNNNNNNNNNNNNNNNNNNNNNNNNNNNNNNNNNNNNNNNNNNNNNNNNNNNNNNNNNNNNNNNNNNNNNNNNNNNNNNNNNNNNNNNNNNNNNNNNNNNNNNNNNNNNNNNNNNNNNNNNNNNNNNNNNNNNNNNNNNNNNNNNNNNNNNNNNNNNNNNNNNNNNNNNNNNNNNNNNNNNNNNNNNNNNNNNNNNNNNNNNNNNNNNNNNNNNNNNNNNNNNNNNNNNNNNNNNNNNNNNNNNNNNNNNNNNNNNNNNNNNNNNNNNNNNNNNNNNNNNNNNNNNNNNNNNNNNNNNNNNNNNNNNNNNNNNNNNNNNNNNNNNNNNNNNNNNNNNNNNNNNNNNNNNNNNNNNNNNNNNNNNNNNNNNNNNNNNNNNNNNNNNNNNNNNNNNNNNNNNNNNNNNNNNNNNNNNNNNNNNNNNNNNNNNNNNNNNNNNNNNNNNNNNNNNNNNNNNNNNNNNNNNNNNNNNNNNNNNNNNNNNNNNNNNNNNNNNNNNNNNNNNNNNNNNNNNNNNNNNNNNNNNNNNNNNNNNNNNNNNNNNNNNNNNNNNNNNNNNNNNNNNNNNNNNNNNNNNNNNNNNNNNNNNNNNNNNNNNNNNNNNNNNNNNNNNNNNNNNNNNNNNNNNNtatatatatatatatatatatatatatatatatatatatatatacacatatagaaatacacacacacacacacattcacatacaaacatatctatcaacttatctatacacacatagatagacagacagatagacaaacagatagatagatagctatgtatgtatgtattttcattctttttgactcttccctctgtctctctctctctctctctctctctctctctctctctctctctcNNNNNNNNNNNNNNNNNNNNNNNNNNNNNNNNNNNNNNNNNNNNNNNNNNNNNNNNNNNNNNNNNNNNNNNNNNNNNNNNNNNNNNNNNNNNNNNNNNNNNNNNNNNNNNNNNNNNNNNNNNNNNNNNNNNNNNNNNNNNNNNNNNNNNNNNNNNNNNNNNNNNNNNNNNNNNNNNNNNNNNNNNNNNNNNNNNNNNNNNNNNNNNNNNNNNNNNNNNNNNNNNNNNNNNNNNNNNNNNNNNNNNNNNNNNNNNNNNNNNNNNNNNNNNNNNNNNNNNNNNNNNNNNNNNNNNNNNNNNNNNNNNNNNNNNNNNNNNNNNNNNNNNNNNNNNNNNNNNNNNNNNNNNNNNNNNNNNNtatatatatatatatatatatatatatatatatatatgttacctgATCACTAAGTATCTGGacagttgccatagtaacaaaggtgaagcatgcagagtgaagctccttggcacagattgaccttgaactctgctgtgcaaacacactaagttttaatgttctttctcacttttgctgtttacagtagtgcttggaaggaaggtgtgtagcatgtgattgttgcattgaccatgacagagaaagttgagcagagaatccaaaagcttggtgataactGCTCAGATGCCTATGCAAAGTTTCCAGAATGCTTTGACACAACCAAGGAGattttgttcaactgaaacccgagtgtctttttggtcagctgaaagcggttttggcacaaacttggcagacacgcgcctcatacccaaatcttcagtgataatggactgaactgaaccgtaattaatctccacatcctctgataactcacagatggtgattcaacaatttcccctcacagctgcatacACATCTgccatgtttttctcagttctgctggttgtgagtctcccagaatgttcgtcaatatcgacatttttttcagccatcttggaaacgtctgaaccactcatacatttGTGTGGGGCTCATACACTCTCTGCAACTTTGcctaggcctctgagcaggtatcaccaagacaactttctctgttgtggtcaatgcgatgattacacgctacacacctcccttccaagcactgctgtaaacagtagaagtgaactagaacgttaaaacttagtgttcATGCACAGctgagtttaaggtcaatctttgccaagtggcttcactctgcatgctttggcttcgtttctatggcaacagtccggatacttattgatcagacctcgtatatatgagccaatgagggaaacCTCTACATGTTAAGGTAGACCTGCCAGAAACAGCGGCCAAACTTTCCTGAACTCACACCTAACTGtctcatgtatgaatgtatatgcatatatgaacaaatGAAGGAGACTTCTATATATTAGGCAGACCTGATGGAAATAGTAAccaaaactccctcaaatcacacccttaaCAAAGGAGACAtccctgatagaaatagcagtcaaaactccctcaaatcacatcctgttgTCTTCTGTATGAACAAATGAGAAAGACGTCTATATATTGAGTTGATCAGCCagagatagcagccaaaactcCCCCAAATCACACCAcactgtcgtatgtatatatgtacgtgtgtatgtatgtatgagccaatgagggaaacTTCTATATGTTAGGGTAGACCTggtagaaaaagcagccaaacaaccctcaaatcatacccacAGActtatgtgggtatatatatatgcatttatgaaccAATGAGTGAGACATCTGTATGTTAGACAgacttgatagaaatagcagccatttcTTGTTTAGCCCTGGGCCAATCCAGACCTAGCTATGCCCAAGATCAGGGACAATCCATCCATGACCGTTAGCTTGACATTTTACATGCATTTTTTAGTGTGTAGTTTAGACTTCGGTCAGCCCAGACCTACCACACCCTATGATCACGGACAATCCATGCACGACCATCACTTCATTGGCTCAACATTTCTCATGTATTTTAGCCCTTGGTCAGCCCAGACTTATAGGCTCTATGATCAAGGAaaatccagccatgactatcacaTCATTGGATCAACATTTCTCATGTATTTTAGCCCTTGGTCAGCCCCGACCTAGCAGACTCTATGATTGAGGACACTCCATCCACGACCATCACATCATTGTTTGTACTTTAGCCCTGGACTAGCCTAGACCTAACTGATCCTATGATCAAGGAGAATCCACCCACGACCATCACATCATTGGCTCAACATTTTTCATGTATTTTGTAATTTGATTGCAGTTTAACCCATGGCCAGGCCTCACCAAGCAGACCCTGTAATCAAGAACAACCTATCCATCATAAGcataacatatatttttctttttccattttttttcttcttttttttgtttcaaagcaAAGGATACGAAATACGGTTGTACGTCAAATCGAGCTCATCCAGCCAGTCTCCGTATTTCAGCATGAATTCCATAGGGAGCTCCGATAAATCCTGGTAAGCCAACGAAACCCTGGTATGAGTCTGGGACATGGTTTTTCAGAAGCAACAGAGAAGAAACGgcgacgcacagacagacagacagagaaaatacGAGCTGCACAGCATATAAACGAAATTTTATAGTATCAAGGGGCAGGGACTGTGaacaggaattgaactcgggATGATGTAATAGAAAGAAGAACCTGGAGACACGATGATCGGTTTTATCGTGTTGAGCCTGTTCGTTACTGTGAAGGTATTGACCAGTTGTGCAGTGCAATGCCAATTA
Coding sequences:
- the LOC106873791 gene encoding leucine-rich melanocyte differentiation-associated protein, translated to MSQTHTRVSLAYQDLSELPMEFMLKYGDWLDELDLTYNRISDLRFLSHFPLLSTLILDHNTIRSHIKLPVMSDLHTLWLNHNKVENLGVFIYSIAKSCPKLKYLSLMNNDAAPSYFNGGTYQQYVDYRQYVISQIPTLEILDDKCITDEERGEAEKIYQRAILQSNRRAKRVLIVRLFRTRYRYDSWKSKTRPRPKR